A genomic region of Leptolyngbya sp. NIES-2104 contains the following coding sequences:
- the cbiQ gene encoding cobalt ECF transporter T component CbiQ, translating to MHHHLDVYAYQNRLRPIAPVQKFGFAIVVLMIALVVHPIPQFLIMVWLAVWTIAYARIPAPVYFQLLAVAGIFLLTSIPALVLNAVAIDQIAAIQNDELQGVAIGSGYLFISRSGIIQAFQIAMRSLSCTSCLLFILFTIPFTDLLNLFRQLRVPTLITELLLLMYRFVFLFFDVVTELQFAQQARGGYRTRKRWMHSVGLLISQLLVRSLHHYRDFSLALNARGFNGTFEVYSTQKHYYSKRYAIESVLGCVGLLILEFR from the coding sequence TTGCATCATCACTTGGATGTTTATGCTTATCAGAATCGATTGCGCCCGATCGCTCCTGTGCAGAAATTTGGATTCGCGATCGTAGTTCTCATGATTGCGCTAGTTGTGCATCCGATTCCACAGTTTCTTATCATGGTTTGGTTGGCGGTTTGGACGATCGCCTATGCGCGAATTCCTGCTCCAGTCTATTTTCAACTGTTAGCCGTAGCTGGAATCTTTTTGTTAACCAGTATTCCAGCTTTGGTGCTGAATGCAGTTGCGATTGATCAAATTGCAGCTATTCAGAATGACGAACTTCAAGGCGTTGCAATTGGAAGCGGGTATCTATTCATCAGCCGCAGTGGAATCATTCAAGCATTCCAGATTGCAATGCGATCGCTTTCCTGTACGTCTTGTTTATTGTTCATTCTGTTTACGATTCCATTCACTGATTTGCTGAATCTGTTTCGACAGTTACGGGTGCCAACGCTGATTACTGAACTATTACTGTTAATGTATCGATTTGTCTTCTTGTTTTTTGATGTTGTGACCGAATTGCAGTTTGCACAGCAAGCAAGAGGCGGATATCGGACGCGGAAACGATGGATGCATAGTGTGGGATTATTGATTAGTCAATTGTTAGTGCGATCGCTGCATCACTATCGCGATTTTTCCCTTGCGCTGAATGCTCGTGGGTTTAATGGAACCTTTGAGGTGTATTCAACTCAGAAGCATTATTACTCCAAACGATATGCGATCGAGTCAGTGTTAGGCTGTGTTGGATTGCTGATTTTAGAGTTCAGATGA
- a CDS encoding energy-coupling factor ABC transporter substrate-binding protein — protein MKSSKLQNWGLAIAVIVLAVFPLLFVKGEFSGSDGQAETAIGELKPGYEPWFKPFFEPPSTEVESLLFASQAALGAGVIGFVIGRYRGRTEKREQK, from the coding sequence ATGAAATCGTCAAAGCTGCAAAATTGGGGATTAGCGATCGCGGTGATTGTTCTAGCAGTTTTTCCGCTCTTGTTTGTTAAAGGGGAATTTAGTGGATCAGATGGTCAGGCTGAAACTGCGATCGGGGAACTTAAACCGGGATATGAGCCTTGGTTTAAACCATTCTTTGAACCGCCAAGTACAGAAGTCGAAAGTCTATTGTTTGCTTCACAAGCCGCATTAGGGGCGGGTGTCATTGGCTTTGTGATTGGGCGCTATCGAGGCAGAACTGAGAAACGGGAGCAGAAGTAA
- the malQ gene encoding 4-alpha-glucanotransferase codes for MSHKKLCERILILLSAEIGFFGLVLQFQKPFPRVYSMSLKRSSGVLLHPTCFPGRFGIGELGAEAHRFIEFLVHSGQQYWQVLPLGPTGYGNSPYASYSSMAGNPLLISLETLRDRGLLEESDFYNLPDFWENGVDYDRVYATKVPLWRKAYEAFKHQPSEQREFAEFCTGKAFWLEDYALFMALKDENGGKSWYDWEPEIMQFKPNAIEKAQARLQDEINYQKFLQYEFFCQWMKLKQHANENGIQIIGDIPIYVAHDSADVWANSQNFRLDPETGHPELMAGVPPDYFSATGQLWGNPIYDWDYLEKTDFKWWIQRFEAMLDLVDWIRIDHFRGFQAYWAVPQGEETAIYGNWIEAPGDLFFEVLDRKLGKLPILAEDLGVITPEVEALRDKFEFPGMKIVHFAFGSDPGNPYLPFNYPRNCLVYTGTHDNDTTIGWYESLSDYERGQLWNYLGCISDQGIHWDLIRLVMSSVAVLSIVPLQDLMGLRTDARMNAPGKAEGNWGWRYRSDLLSDEIRDRFASLTHLFGRAPQKSEDQPD; via the coding sequence ATGAGCCATAAAAAATTGTGTGAACGAATCTTGATTCTTCTTTCGGCAGAGATTGGCTTTTTCGGTCTTGTGTTACAGTTCCAAAAGCCTTTTCCTCGTGTTTATTCTATGTCTTTGAAGCGATCGAGCGGCGTTTTGCTGCATCCTACCTGTTTTCCCGGTCGATTTGGGATTGGTGAACTCGGAGCCGAAGCTCATCGGTTTATCGAGTTCTTGGTGCACAGTGGTCAGCAGTATTGGCAAGTTTTACCACTCGGTCCTACAGGCTATGGAAATTCGCCGTATGCGTCGTATTCGTCAATGGCAGGCAATCCGCTGCTCATTAGCTTAGAGACATTGCGCGATCGCGGTTTGCTAGAAGAATCCGATTTCTACAATCTACCGGACTTTTGGGAAAACGGGGTGGACTACGATCGCGTGTATGCAACCAAAGTTCCGCTGTGGCGAAAAGCGTATGAGGCGTTCAAACATCAACCGTCTGAGCAGCGAGAATTTGCTGAGTTTTGCACTGGGAAAGCATTCTGGCTCGAAGACTATGCGCTGTTTATGGCGCTAAAAGATGAGAACGGCGGTAAAAGCTGGTATGACTGGGAACCAGAAATCATGCAGTTTAAGCCGAATGCGATCGAGAAAGCCCAAGCCCGCTTACAAGATGAGATTAACTATCAAAAATTTCTACAGTATGAGTTCTTCTGCCAATGGATGAAGCTCAAACAACATGCAAACGAAAATGGGATTCAAATCATTGGGGACATTCCGATTTATGTCGCTCATGATAGTGCAGACGTGTGGGCTAATTCTCAGAACTTCAGACTTGATCCTGAAACCGGACATCCTGAACTGATGGCAGGTGTTCCACCCGATTACTTTAGTGCGACTGGGCAACTTTGGGGCAATCCTATCTATGATTGGGACTATCTCGAAAAGACCGACTTCAAATGGTGGATACAACGCTTTGAAGCAATGCTCGATTTAGTCGATTGGATTCGGATTGACCATTTCCGAGGCTTTCAGGCTTACTGGGCAGTGCCGCAAGGTGAAGAAACCGCGATTTACGGTAACTGGATTGAAGCTCCAGGGGATTTGTTTTTTGAGGTGCTCGATCGTAAGCTCGGAAAGCTACCGATCCTTGCAGAAGATTTAGGCGTGATCACTCCAGAGGTTGAAGCACTCAGAGATAAATTTGAGTTTCCTGGGATGAAGATTGTTCACTTTGCATTTGGGTCTGATCCGGGCAATCCCTATCTCCCTTTTAACTATCCGCGTAACTGTCTTGTCTACACGGGAACCCACGATAACGATACGACGATCGGATGGTATGAGAGCCTTTCAGACTATGAGCGGGGTCAATTGTGGAACTATCTCGGTTGCATTAGTGATCAAGGTATTCATTGGGATTTGATCAGATTGGTAATGAGTTCAGTTGCCGTCTTATCGATCGTTCCTCTGCAAGATTTGATGGGACTGCGAACAGATGCCCGAATGAATGCACCTGGAAAAGCAGAAGGAAACTGGGGGTGGCGATATCGCTCTGATTTGTTGAGCGATGAAATTCGCGATCGATTTGCTAGCCTCACGCATCTATTTGGACGTGCCCCACAAAAGAGCGAGGATCAACCGGATTGA
- a CDS encoding NUDIX hydrolase, with product MAHRNPAPTVDIIIELVDRPHRPIVLIERLNPPHGWAIPGGFIDYGNSAEKTAQLEAQEETGLEIDLVDLLGVYSDPNRDQRQHTMSITYIATAIGEPKAGDDAKNVRVIDIWQIPKNLCFDHDRILHDYLQYRNYGMRPRV from the coding sequence ATGGCTCATCGCAATCCTGCTCCGACGGTTGACATCATTATCGAACTCGTCGATCGACCCCACCGCCCGATCGTGCTGATCGAACGCCTCAATCCCCCCCACGGCTGGGCAATTCCCGGCGGATTCATCGATTACGGCAATTCAGCCGAAAAAACAGCACAGCTTGAGGCGCAGGAAGAAACCGGACTCGAAATCGACCTGGTTGACCTGCTGGGTGTGTATTCTGATCCGAACCGGGATCAGCGCCAACACACGATGAGTATCACCTATATTGCAACCGCGATCGGTGAACCCAAAGCTGGAGACGATGCGAAAAATGTTCGAGTTATCGACATTTGGCAGATCCCGAAGAATTTATGTTTTGATCACGATCGCATTTTGCACGATTATTTACAGTACAGAAATTATGGAATGCGACCCAGAGTATGA
- a CDS encoding energy-coupling factor ABC transporter permease, with translation MKHHKLLRLTAIVGLSSYLIIGSPTPAHAMHIMEGFLPVEWAIFWWVVSIPFFVVGVRSLTRITRQNPQLKPLLALAGAFTFVLSALKIPSVTGSCSHPTGTGLGAILFGPSVMSVLGGLVLLFQALLLAHGGLTTLGANAFSMAIVGPFVAYGVYHLILQTGHQKVAIFCASALENLLTYVTTSIQLALAFPAAQGGFVAAFLKFAGIFAVTQVPLAISEGLLTVLVWNWLQSYGREDLETLNLLKQEQS, from the coding sequence GTGAAACATCATAAATTATTGCGCCTTACTGCAATCGTAGGGCTAAGTTCTTATTTGATTATCGGTTCTCCCACTCCTGCCCATGCGATGCACATCATGGAAGGGTTTCTACCGGTCGAGTGGGCGATTTTTTGGTGGGTTGTGTCGATTCCATTTTTTGTCGTGGGAGTACGATCGCTGACACGCATCACGCGACAAAATCCCCAACTTAAACCGCTACTGGCGTTAGCGGGTGCCTTTACCTTTGTGTTATCGGCGCTGAAAATTCCATCGGTGACGGGGAGTTGTTCGCATCCGACTGGAACTGGATTAGGTGCGATTTTGTTTGGTCCGTCGGTGATGTCGGTGTTGGGTGGACTCGTGCTGCTGTTTCAGGCATTGTTACTCGCGCATGGTGGACTGACCACATTAGGAGCGAATGCGTTTTCGATGGCGATCGTAGGTCCTTTCGTGGCGTACGGGGTCTATCATTTGATTCTGCAAACTGGACATCAAAAAGTCGCGATCTTTTGTGCGTCAGCTTTGGAAAATTTGCTTACTTACGTCACGACCTCGATTCAGTTAGCGTTGGCGTTTCCAGCCGCACAAGGGGGGTTCGTCGCTGCATTTCTCAAGTTTGCGGGAATTTTTGCGGTGACTCAGGTGCCACTGGCAATTAGTGAAGGATTGCTCACCGTTCTGGTGTGGAATTGGCTGCAATCTTACGGACGGGAAGATTTGGAAACTTTGAATCTACTCAAGCAGGAGCAATCATGA
- a CDS encoding RidA family protein, translated as MKKVIRTDAAPAPVGPYNQAIVAQGLVFVAGQISLDPATGEIVGAGEIVAQTERALTSMKAILEASGSSMANVVKTTVFLKDINDFAAMNAVYAKYFEEETAPARICVEVARLPKDLLVEIDCIATVN; from the coding sequence ATGAAAAAAGTGATTCGGACTGATGCGGCTCCGGCTCCGGTTGGACCTTACAATCAAGCGATCGTGGCTCAAGGATTGGTATTCGTTGCCGGGCAAATTTCGCTTGATCCAGCAACTGGGGAAATTGTTGGAGCCGGGGAAATCGTCGCTCAAACTGAACGCGCTTTGACGAGCATGAAGGCGATTCTGGAAGCTTCTGGATCATCGATGGCGAACGTCGTGAAAACCACCGTGTTCCTAAAAGACATCAATGATTTCGCGGCGATGAATGCGGTCTATGCGAAGTACTTTGAGGAAGAGACTGCACCTGCTCGAATCTGTGTTGAAGTCGCACGATTGCCAAAGGATTTGTTGGTCGAGATTGATTGCATTGCAACGGTGAATTAG
- a CDS encoding energy-coupling factor ABC transporter ATP-binding protein, which translates to MMQPLLEFQDVSYRYPNSDRFAVQQLSFQILAGQKTAIVGHNGCGKSTLLFLADGLYRVNAGTIRWRGEPLKYHAAALNQWRQRIGLAFQDPERQLVAATVSEDISYGLCNLQLTKSEIAQRLQQTLIDFSLKDLEHCPLHHLSLGQKRRVALAGVMALQPELLLLDEPTAYLDKRQTSNLFRELDRIHDKGTTIAIATHDLDLVYAWADWVIVLDAGQVILVDRTETVFSNVALLEQLQLGLPTLLEIWSLLPESVRRSTPPRTIAQWREYHQR; encoded by the coding sequence ATGATGCAGCCGCTACTTGAGTTTCAGGACGTGTCTTATCGCTATCCAAACAGCGATCGGTTTGCGGTGCAACAGTTGAGTTTTCAGATCTTAGCAGGACAGAAAACTGCGATCGTGGGACATAATGGCTGTGGTAAATCAACCTTGCTCTTTCTTGCCGATGGACTGTATCGCGTGAATGCTGGAACAATTCGCTGGCGAGGAGAACCGTTAAAATATCATGCTGCTGCTCTGAATCAATGGAGACAGCGAATCGGACTCGCCTTTCAAGATCCAGAACGGCAATTAGTTGCAGCAACAGTGAGTGAAGACATCTCTTACGGGCTGTGCAATTTGCAGCTTACGAAATCAGAAATTGCTCAACGATTACAGCAAACTTTGATCGATTTCTCTCTAAAAGACTTAGAGCATTGTCCGCTTCATCATTTGAGCTTGGGACAAAAGCGCAGAGTTGCGCTTGCGGGTGTGATGGCACTACAGCCCGAACTGTTACTTTTAGATGAGCCAACCGCTTATTTGGATAAACGGCAAACTAGCAATTTGTTTCGAGAACTAGATCGAATTCATGACAAGGGAACAACGATCGCGATCGCGACTCATGATCTCGATTTGGTTTACGCTTGGGCGGATTGGGTGATTGTTCTAGATGCAGGGCAGGTGATTCTTGTCGATCGGACTGAAACTGTTTTCTCGAATGTGGCGTTACTCGAACAGTTACAGCTTGGATTGCCGACGTTGTTAGAAATTTGGTCGCTTTTGCCTGAATCTGTGCGGCGATCAACTCCGCCAAGAACGATCGCCCAATGGCGTGAATATCATCAAAGGTAG